A window of Malania oleifera isolate guangnan ecotype guangnan chromosome 2, ASM2987363v1, whole genome shotgun sequence genomic DNA:
aaatattttctcagtccctgatataccttgtataatactatccatatcttctcaaaattgtctcttaagattttttgctaagtCGACTTAAGGAGCATAACCACTAttgatatttattatcttttgtcCTAATATCATCTTTATTTTTGTAATTCTATCCCTGCTCTATTTATatcaacaacgctatcttttaaatttttgtctataataattcctactccattcttatgtttttattttccagTGTACTAAAGTTTAATTGATGATTtgtcaatttctctagctttctcccccacacACTTAGTTTCTTAAAGGCACTTCAAAATGTTTCAATATCATATTCCATCCTAGACATTTTTTCATGTCTTAAGTACTTGTTGACTGttattgatttttagtttttttacaCATGCATTAATGTCAGATTGCTCAAATCAGGTGGGTTGTTGACCACTCGTAGTGGATATCCAGATGAGTAAATGGTATTTTTTATTACAATGGTTATATCCCAATGGAAAGTTCCTTCTGTTCAAGCTCTTTAGGTATTTTACAAttgttaactatttttttttattcgaGGAACTCCAGCTACCGACGAGCCCTTTGGAACCTCGCGGTGCAGAACCAAACCTCGGAGCAGCGTCTGCCTCCCCCAGGTCTCGTTGCTCAAGTAACATTAGAATGCCCCGGTGCCTTCCATTGCGCCATGTCCGTGGGAGCTACAATTGTTTGCTCTTGACGTGGGTAATGCTATGTTCCAAGATGGTTAAAAAACTATTTAATGAGACCATTGAGTTTTCTAAAATTAGAAGGAAATATCGACAGTGATAATTTATACGACTCCATGAGGTATTTAACTTTTGCATATAAGACCTATATAAAATGCCGCGTTAGAAGGTGAACAAACAAATCCAAGTGTTTCACATTCGAccacataaattaaatttatgactgatacaattttttttggaatattagaAGGTTGGGCAGGTCTAAAGGCTGGTTAAATAAGCTGATCAATAAGTTTAATATTAGTTTGTTTGCTATCTTAGAACCTTTCGCAGTTGAGGAGCGGATGGTAATGTTgggtaattttctgaattatcacCTGTTGGcttaataaggcttacaattcttattttgatgataacaaatcatgatatgttttatataatttattttaagtgagtttttcaggaagaaggcaaagcttaaagatagtggCAAAGCTTAGAGaaagttcaaagctcaaaaggataaCAAAGTTTATAGTGAAAATactattcaaaaaatcaaagaagaaaaatgttcagaagctcaaagatgatagaagaacaaagacttacttgaaaatcaaaagaatatgattttaaggatgtttgtatataAGTATTTCAAGTAAATTTCAAATAtgaactgaattgaagctctcataaaatcaaaagaaacttagaaataaatttttagtaaaaccctaaagtatgtttttcaaattaaagcaaagatgggtttaaaaagaaaagtttttttttttgaaacagaAGGGCCAGGTGACTACCTccatgtggcaggcgactgctcaAATTAAATGGAATTTtacaaagaggcagtagggtgccaagCGATTGTTTGAGttctggcaggcaactgccagtgttttgtgttttaaaattcctctatgacaggcgactgccactcgaacgtttttTTAAAATACACCAACAAgtagattttttaaatggatttcttgggcactactattttgaaaaacttgaagaTTACTCGAAGGAAACTTGGgagggcaaggaattacttttaaacatttataaatagtcccaaacttcaaaaatttttagactaagaaattttccagcaatcaaaattCCCTagaagctctcaaactctcttgtgttcttCCTAcgtcaactactgagttactgctgatacaaattccgaagtagagtctttaaagtttgaatctttcaatacttggaagatatttggtgatctaaattcagtattgagcttcaatcctttcatatttgatttactttgaagtatacttgtgctgaaaCTTGTACTAATTTAAtttgttgtgagagtgtcttttgtacacaatattttctctatcttgtttcttgtttatagacgattcaaggttatagaatcgttagaccaaacgagagaatatcgtttggagaggtgggggcctaaaggaaggagtggttgtaatcggtattgttccacccatcaacggaactgaactagtgaatcctttggcgatttgccaaaggcgaggacgtaggctaggtataagccgaacctcgtaaaaccctgtgtctctctcttcttccttactctttatttttcagcaaaacttACAACctacgtgtatgctttaaattgttaaattctgagtgtatggttgttaaatagatcggaagataattcgttttggcttgatcaacattgattgcggaaaccaaaatgGACTACGTTGATTAATCATCCTAAAATTATTattctgaaagtttgtttaattaTCAAACACAAGGAAGAAGTGTGGTTGTGGAATAAAACAGGGTTTATATAAATTCTGCATGCTTTATATTTTGATACAAGActattgatataaagatcaagattttgattattttgttgattggttgaGGTTGACTTGATTTTGTGATTGGTTGTTGTGATAAACAAAGTATTACAAaggaaataatttaaaaaaaaaatctcaattcac
This region includes:
- the LOC131149576 gene encoding uncharacterized protein LOC131149576 isoform X3; protein product: MEEDSLPSVRRPPKVLKLGEEDERKMQPRQKRHMDFPTTTTATTSKTNSSSPFKLPDGWVVIKKPRPYAQGHRSDKLPTSPLEPRGAEPNLGAASASPRSRCSSNIRMPRCLPLRHVRGSYNCLLLTWVMLCSKMVKKLFNETIEFSKIRRKYRQ